The DNA region AGCTGATGGATACGGACGCATTTGGCATCGGTATCTACAACAGTGAAAGAGAGGAAATTACATATCAAGACTTTATTGATATGGGGGTTCGACTGCCTGCTTTGACTGTCACAATGAGCGATAAAGACCGCCCAGCAGTCTGGTGCATTCGACACCGAAAAGATATTTTGATTGGCGATTTTGAAAAGGAGTATCGTGCCTACATTGAGCAGCTACCCAAACCGCGCGCAGCAGGGCAGCCTAAGTCGCTACTCTTTTCACCTATTCTGGTTGGTGAGCGCGTGATGGGCGTGCTAACGGTGCAAAGCTACAAGCCAAATGCTTACACGCCTCAGAATTTGGAGCAGCTTAAGCGACTCAACCTCTGTGCCGCCTTAGCTATTGAGCGATGCGGTCTCAAGCAAGAGCCATCACCGGCAGTGGCGGCACTACTTGGTCAAAGCAAAGAAGCGTAAGCGTCTGTGCGACCAGTTCTGCAGGATAAGCTGAAGTGAAAGTGCGCTGCGGCGTTATCACACTGTAGTATAGGCAGCGTTTGAAAACCCCTCTCTGTTGCCCACACAGAACACTGCAAATTTCTCGCAGCAGCAAAACTTCACAGAGCAGAAATGCAGCGCGAAGCTCAATGCAGTTTGCGTCGCCTTGCGTTCTCAGCCATCTTCTCTTCTGTCTTTTGACCTTTTTGGGTCGAAGAGGGCTTTTTCGAGGTTGGCTTTGCGGCGGTTTTCTTGGTCTTCTTAGGCTTGGCTCGCTTAAATGAAACTTTCGCTTTCTTTTGCAACCCACTTTCCTTGTCTATGCGTGAACGCGAAGCCGATATCTGGGGTGAGAGGTTGCCAAATGCCAGAGCCGTAGCGAAATCCAACGCGCGTCGCACCTTCTCAGGGCTATCGGCTTCGCAGTAGAGACGCACGACAGGCTCCGTGCCACTTGGACGAATCAGCAGCCAGCCACCATTGAAGAAAAACTTATACCCATCGAGATTTTCGGCGTGGTGCACCGCCATGCCAGCAATCTCTTTAAGCGTGCCGTTAGCAAGTCTCTGCAGAAGAGCGGCTTTCTCGGCTTCCGTAAGTGTGGCATCAATGCGATCGTAGGTAAAGTAACCATACTCGGCATAAAGCTCCTCGACCAGTTGCGCAAGTGATTTTTGTCGCTCTGCCATAACCTGGGTGACCAGCAAGCCGATGTAGATACCGTCTCGTTCTGGTAGATGTGCAGTGATGCCAATGCCACCGGATTCTTCACCACCGATGAGAATAGGTCGCGTGGTCATCAATTTGCCCACATGCTTAAAGCCAATTGGCAGAGTGTGCAAGGTTAATTGATGTCGAGCGCAGATTTTACGGATCACCTCAGTTAGCGCATATGTGCGAGCGACTTCGCCGCGCAACCCTTTTTGCTCTACAAGGTGCTTAAGCAGAATTGAGAAAATTTTATGTGGGTCAACAAACTCGCCATGTTCATCAAGCATGCCGACTCTATCGGCATCGCCATCCGTAATGATAGCGACATCACAGCGAGATGACTTGTAAAACGGAATAAAGTCCTGAATGTAGTTTGGAATTGGCTCTGGGTTAATGCCATCAAAAGTGGGGTTTAGAGAGTTGTGATAAGTAACGACATTTGGAGGAGGCAACAGCTCTGCAATCAGCCCTTGTCCTGCTCCATACATTGCGTGGTGTGCAATGCGGAATCCTGCTTCTGCAATGGTCTGCAACGACAGTTCCTCTGCCAGACGGTTGCGGTAATAAGTGCGAATATCAACCAGCTCAATGCGTGCAGCAGGGGAGGTAGGCACGTTTGAATGTGCGTCAGTAAGAAAGCGCTCAATGTCTGCAATAGTCTCTGGAAGCGCAGAGCCGCCGTAGTCAGCCTTGACTTTGAAGCCATTGTAGAGTGGTGGGTTATGCGAAGCGGTGATAACAATGCCGCCTGCTAACTGCTGGTCGCGCACATAAAGCGAAACGGCTGGAGTAGGTGTAAAAGAACTGGCAAGATGTACCTTCAAGCCCTGCGAGGCAAAAATGTCAGCAGCAAACTGCGCAAATCGGTCCGACATAAAACGAGTGTCATACCCAATAGCGATGCCATTGTGGGCTTTTGGGTGCGTGCGAAAATATGCAGCGCTAGCCAGTGCTGCACGCCTTACATTCTCAAAGGTAAAATCTGCAGCAAGCACGCCGCGCCAGCCGTCTGTGCCAAATTTGATATGCATACAGGAATGAGCCAAGTTGAAAAAAGCATAGTAAATCTACGAAAACAAGTCGGTTTGTCTCAGAGAGTAACCTTACTGATGTGGAAACTGCATTAGAATCACCCTGCTCGCCCTTTGAGGAAGCAATGCAGAGCATAGTCAGTGCCTACCGTAAGACACACTTAGCGGTATGCTGCGGGCTGGCTTGAAAAGTTATGCCGTTCTTCTTATACTCTGCCGTCAAGCAACGCACTTTGGCAAACCTCTAACAACAACACAGCAAAGCAAAGGAAGATGAACAGGGTGCTTTTCATCGCAGGAACTTTTCTTGCTTTTATCTCAACTGCATCGGCGCAAGAGAGAACCATATCAGGGATTGTGACTGCCGCAGACGATGGCTGCCCGCTTATTGCAGCAACTGTAGAAGTCAAAGGACGCAACCTTTGCGTGAAAACCAATAAAAATGGCTGCTTTACAGTCAAAGTAGATGGGGAAGCGACGCTGGTGGTCAAATACAATGGTTTTAAGACTCAAGAAGTGCCAGTGCGCCATAGAACCTTGATTGAGGTGGTGCTTCATAGTGAAACTGAAGTCAATGAGCAGGCACTTCTGCTCCAAGAAAGCGAGCCGTAATGCGAGTTACAAAAAGCAAGCAAGGAGCTATGATGAGGGCAAGTGTGAAAACGGCGGTATGCATTCTGGTGATGTGGGTAGGTGGTGCAGAAGCAGTATGGTCACAAACTGAGGGAATGGTCCGCACACTCACGCCAGAGCAAAATCAAGCACGATTGGCACGCTGGCGTGCAATTCGTGACAGCCTAAGCATGGTGATTCGCCAAACGCCAGAAGAGTGGAGCGCTTGGGTCAATCGTGGATTTGCAAACGCGCAGCTTGCACAGTTTGAGGAGGCAATTGCAGATTACGATAGGGCACATCAGCTTGCACCAAATGAAATTAGTGTGCTCCTGCATCGTGCATCACTATACTTTTCGCTCGGCAAGTATGCTGAAGCGCGCCAAAATCTCGATGCAGCAATTGAGCAAG from Chloroherpetonaceae bacterium includes:
- a CDS encoding GAF domain-containing protein, which produces MPHAIRSDLLSSVYLFGEIGWVEALGVLSLLGALMWLCSHRLTKLLQEKRSLEQQIAERITELQRQAQHLQAENQELRACLEIGHRILSANRFEVCVAILYEHLRKLMDTDAFGIGIYNSEREEITYQDFIDMGVRLPALTVTMSDKDRPAVWCIRHRKDILIGDFEKEYRAYIEQLPKPRAAGQPKSLLFSPILVGERVMGVLTVQSYKPNAYTPQNLEQLKRLNLCAALAIERCGLKQEPSPAVAALLGQSKEA
- a CDS encoding carboxypeptidase-like regulatory domain-containing protein; protein product: MNRVLFIAGTFLAFISTASAQERTISGIVTAADDGCPLIAATVEVKGRNLCVKTNKNGCFTVKVDGEATLVVKYNGFKTQEVPVRHRTLIEVVLHSETEVNEQALLLQESEP